One Solea senegalensis isolate Sse05_10M linkage group LG3, IFAPA_SoseM_1, whole genome shotgun sequence genomic window carries:
- the zcchc4 gene encoding rRNA N6-adenosine-methyltransferase ZCCHC4, translating into MSPTVRNIKEMEMTETHDDTFGIEVILLPEGKMAPCCPHGPTLLFQKVGRGGEKGRRFYACSACRDRKDCNFFQWEDDKVSEARLLARETENQSRRPVISHEENCNRFRKFVSLPADEKIFCQDCQVLLLPGEREAHSPHKRVIVAAAQLRRPSVLLRPLDNKKSNAQYLFTDRSSHFLLDTLAALGYRKVLCVGAPRLQELIKLRNLEQQHEPMKSLLLDIDFRYAQFYGRDEFCHYNMFNHHLFGGEASSAALRSFLAEAGGEKAVMVADPPFGGLVKPLANSFYLISQMWRKLQSSENGDAEMPTLWIFPYFFEPRILECLPSFTMLDYQVDYENHPLYKHGKTGRKQSPVRIFTNVCPRDVVLPKQEGYRFCSVCQRYVWSLNKHCAKCNICPSKDGREWKHCSTCEKCVKPSWKHCQACGRCALPDHPCGEGGQTKQGCFSCGSPQHKRKSCPVRVAQTNSSNRSNNAKSRGGKDLSHHPVNKPKAKRKSGAARRAKKMAAQSV; encoded by the exons ATGTCACCAACTGTAAGAAATATTAAAGAAATGGAAATGACGGAGACACACGACGACACATTTGGAATAGAAGTTATTCTTCTTCCAGAGGGTAAAATGGCGCCATGTTGCCCACATG GTCCAACCTTGTTATTTCAGAAAgtgggcagaggaggagagaagggcCGGAGGTTTTACGCCTGCTCAGCCTGTAGAGACAGGAAAGACTGCAACTTTTTCCAGTGGGAAGACGACAAG GTGTCAGAGGCCAGGCTGTTggccagagagacagagaaccAGTCACGCAGGCCTGTGATCAGCCATGAGGAGAACTGTAACAG GTTCAGAAAGTTTGTCTCCCTCCCTGCTGATGAGAAGATCTTCTGTCAGGACTGTCAGGTTCTGCTCCTGCCAGGAGAACGCGAGGCTCACTCCCCTCACAAGCGCGTCATCGTCGCCGCGGCCCAGCTGAGGAGGCCCAGTGTCCTGCTGCGACCTCTGGACAACAAGAAGAGCAACGCCCAGTATCTGTTCACTGACCGCAGCTCACACTTCCTGCTGGACACCTTAGCTGCTCTGGGCTACAGGAAGGTCCTGTGTGTGGGAGCACCCAG aCTCCAGGAGTTGATAAAACTGCGAAACCTGGAGCAGCAACATGAGCCGATGAAGAGTCTGCTGCTGGACATTGACTTCAG ATATGCTCAGTTCTACGGCCGGGACGAGTTCTGCCACTACAACATGTTCAACCATCACTTGTTTGGTGGAGAG GCGTCCAGCGCGGCGCTGCGCTCCTTCCTCGCGGAGGCCGGCGGAGAGAAGGCGGTGATGGTGGCCGACCCTCCGTTCGGCGGCCTGGTGAAGCCTCTGGCCAACAGCTTCTACCTCATCTCGCAGATGTGGAGGAAGCTGCAGAGCTCTG AAAACGGCGACGCTGAAATGCCCACACTGTGGATCTTCCCGTATTTCTTCGAGCCGCGTATCCTGGAGTGTCTCCCTTCGTTCACCATGCTGGACTATCAG GTGGACTACGAAAACCATCCTCTGTACAAACACGGCAAGACGGGCCGGAAGCAGTCGCCCGTCCGAATCTTCACCAACGTCTGTCCCAGAGACGTCGTCCTGCCCAAACAGGAGGGCTACAG ATTTTGCTCCGTGTGTCAGAGATACGTGTGGTCCCTGAACAAACACTGCGCCAAATGCAACATCTGTCCATCCAAG GACGGCCGTGAATGGAAGCACTGCTCCACGTGCGAGAAATGTGTGAAAccat CGTGGAAACACTGTCAGGCGTGCGGCCGCTGCGCTCTCCCCGACCACCCGTGTGGCGAGGGCGGTCAGACGAAGCAGGGCTGCTTCAGCTGCGGCAGCCCGCAGCACAAACGCAAATCCTGTCCCGTCAGAGTCGCGCAGACGAACAGCAG TAATCGGTCTAATAACGCCAAGAGCAGAGGAGGCAAAGATCTGTCCCATCACCCCGTCAACAAGCCGAAAGCGAAGAGGAAGTCGGGAGCAGCTCGCAGAGCGAAGAAGATGGCTGCTCAGTCTGTGTGA
- the si:dkey-219e21.4 gene encoding tripartite motif-containing protein 14 — translation MAENESSRRGDAQSTTAQSVQSALAAPPTGASSVLQGGLSLTPLDSSSDRVVQPFPRSPKLQRRKSAKPTKEQLSRQLDELLAERSRTDAHIKSLKKRSTDLSRSTEAMKQRVLEHFENMRAALRRDEQAVLDSLELDLRRTRTRLDQVLKTWKQHQDQVTKSVCSIQRALSKSSAAKEDDEGQFEPLSHKKPDASEKEIRLNDERFERLLKTLFSVSKNLKAQLQRKTLLLDASPVVIDRQTCHSQITVTSEGRGMSFSGSGPSGHDRPLQFDKVCCALASSPITAGQNYWEVDVRCCSAWAVGVAYTSLQRKGKDKGAKLGRNRNSWCVELRNHSLSAWHNDRHVACHGVGQTPLARVGVWVNYDKGQLMFYDADAMVVLQKFSAAVTPVFDRAHHQFTEPLYPAIRFLKPSQNQTWPNHMELCHLSAL, via the exons atggcagaaaatgAGTCGTCGCGTCGTGGCGACGCTCAGTCAACAACCGCCCAGTCCGTGCAGAGCGCTCTCGCTGCACCACCTACAGGCGCCAGCAGTGTACTGCAGGGAGGACTGAGCCTCACGCCACTGGATTCCAGCAGTGACCGAGTGGTTCAGCCGTTTCCACGCTCGCCAAAACTACAGAGGAGGAAATCTGCCAAGCCCACGAAG GAGCAGCTGTCCAGACAGTTAGACGAGCTACTGGCGGAGAGATCCAGGACTGACGCTCACATCAAGTCTCTGAAAAAGCGCAGCACAGACCTGTCT AGGAGCACAGAGGCGATGAAGCAGCGCGTCCTCGAGCACTTCGAGAACATGCGAGCTGCCCTGAGGCGGGATGAGCAGGCCGTCCTGGACTCGCTGGAGCTGGACCTGAGGCGGACCAGAACCAGGCTGGACCAGGTTCTGAAGACCTGGAAGCAGCACCAGGACCAGGTCACCAAGAGCGTCTGCAGCATCCAGAGAGCGCTGAGCAAGAGCTCGGCAGCGAAGGAAGACGACGAG GGTCAGTTCGAGCCTCTGAG TCATAAGAAGCCCGACGCCTCTGAAAAGGAAATCCGGCTGAACGACGAGAGATTCGAGAGGCTCCTGAAAACGCTGTTCTCCGTCTCTAAAAACCTGAAAGCCCAGCTGCAGAGGAAGACGCTCCTGTTAG ATGCGTCCCCTGTAGTGATTGACAGGCAGACGTGTCACAGTCAGATCACGGTGACCTCAGAGGGGCGGGGCATGTCCTTCTCAGGCTCCGGCCCGTCCGGCCACGATCGCCCTCTGCAGTTCGACAAAGTCTGCTGCGCTCTGGCTTCATCGCCGATCACGGCGGGTCAGAATTACTGGGAGGTCGACGTGCGCTGCTGCTCAGCCTGGGCTGTGGGCGTGGCCTACACCAGCCTGCAGCGGAAGGGAAAGGACAAGGGCGCCAAGCTGGGCCGGAACAGGAACTCGTGGTGCGTGGAGCTCCGCAACCACAGCCTGTCCGCTTGGCACAACGACCGGCACGTGGCGTGTCACGGCGTCGGGCAGACGCCGCTGGCGAGGGTGGGCGTGTGGGTGAATTACGACAAGGGTCAGCTGATGTTTTACGACGCGGACGCCATGGTCGTCCTGCAGAAGTTCTCTGCGGCTGTGACGCCGGTGTTCGACAGAGCTCATCACCAGTTCACCGAGCCCCTGTATCCCGCCATACGCTTCCTGAAGCCGTCACAGAACCAGACGTGGCCGAACCACATGGAGCTCTGTCACCTCAGCGCTCTgtga